Part of the Panicum virgatum strain AP13 chromosome 4N, P.virgatum_v5, whole genome shotgun sequence genome is shown below.
TCTTCGCAGCTCGAGGACCAACAGATACTACATATCAAGACTGAACATCCCACGAGCTCCAATCCCGTGGCGCCCGCCCAGCTGTCCTCTCACACCAGTGCCTCAGATCTCACGGGTTGGAAAAAGTTGGGACGGCGGATTCTAAATAATCCAACCCGAAGTCTCCATGTAAGGTTGCAGTTAGGCGTAGGACTCTGAACTTTTTTTGGGGCTGGGATGCATCTGCTGCGCACCCCAGGTCGTTTAGGTTTTTGTTTCCTAAACACTAGGAGTGCAAAATTAGTGATCTTTAGATGCACATCCaattctctttagttcaaaattttgtattaatttttcaaaataaaatatgattttaaagaaatagtacaaaattttgaactaaaaaaaattgaaggtgCACCTAAGAGTCACTAATTGACACCCCTACTAAACACTTTTTTGTGAATATTTCGTAAACACTATTTTACAATATTAcattggtgttttttttttggcgggGATATGTACACTAGTTACGAAGTACAAAAAATTACACTGGTAGCAACAGTGGTGGAACATGAAGTGCTAATTTATCTGAAACATTAAGTGGTAATTAACTGATGGAACATTAAGGAGTAATGTTTGAAAATATGGAATATTAGAGGAATAATCACTGCCAGTATACCACTTTTTGACAATTTAGAAACTTCTGTTGAAAAATGAGAAATTCTAGACCAAAATATTGGCTGACGTTTTATTGGGTTCCTTTCATCTTCTTGTAGTCCAATAATGAATACGGACTGATGCAGACAGAACAGACCGCGGGGCTCTCTGCTCCGGCTGCCGGCGGCCAAGGCCACAACCAGCTGTCCTCCGGTAGCTTAACTCCGGTCAGCAGGCAGGTGGGCGaaaggttttttttatttctgccattataatttttcaaattttgaagAATGTCATTACAATTCatctattttaaaatttgtCATTATAATTCTTTACTTCTTTGAACCATGCCATTTTATACATTTTTGATGTCCTTGGACCCACTTGCAGACCCACGTATTTTCGATTCTTCAAAAGTTGGAAATTGTAATGGTAGGAATCCAAAAAATACAAAAACTAACTAATTCTAGTTAGTAGCGTATTCCTAGAGGCAGAAGGCATTCTAATACCCTATTCAGTGTGGATTTACATTAAATATGATGTGGATGCAAACTTTATTATTTGAGCTGGCCTAATGGCTTGCTCATGTGGAAAAAGAACCTAGTATAAAGAATATTAAACTACTATGTATCAACTATATCACCTAAATGCTTCTAACACTCCTCGTATGTAGACTCCCTCGGGCCACAACAGTTCATCTATCAGGACTCTAAGTCGAGACCTATGGCTTTGATATCATAATGAGACACTATACACCTGCCAATGCATACAATTCATTTATACgtcaagtaaaaaaaaagtagTCTATATATATGGACTTTGATGTATTGTAAAAATGCCCCTTCTTATTGGCTCTCAGCAAAATTAAATCTCATTCTTCGAAATACGCAGGTCGTCCATGGCAGTGATACCCCGGCTGATCAGCTCAGGCAAAAGCAGCGACGTTCATACAAATATTCTATCAAGGCCCTCGTATTCGCAATCACTATATTAGCCACTTACCTGAGTTCTGCATCAGCATCATTCTCCCCCGGAAAAATGGCCTTCAAGATTGCTATTGGAGCCTTCTTCATCGTCCATGCAACGCTCTCAATATTGAAGCCACCAAATTGGAGCAGTGCCTTGACCTACCTCTCATGGTTTTTTCTGGAGTTAGTGTCGTACCTCCTGCTTGTCTCATTCAACAAGTACTATAGCTACGCCATCCTCCCAGCCGTTTTTCTCCCAATCATTGCTGTTCTGCGTCATAGATTGCAGCCTGGAGCGACGCAACAAATAAGGACCCACAACGAAGCTAATCACAACGTTGATACTGAGAGAACTGATCAGGATCATGTCGCCTATGATGAAGATGGTCAAAGTTTTGACGACATATTCGAAAACTCAGCTGAAATTGTCAACTGTGGCGGCCTCATCACTGCAGTCTTTGGAAACTCAATGGTAGGGCCAGCCAGCGCACTCGggttcttgttcttcagtaCTGTAGCTCTCGGTCTCTATCTGATGATGGTCACAACGGTTAGAACAGCGGCCCTCACTCTCCATGCCAGGTGCCTGGCCAAGCTGCTGAAGGTTCTGCTGCTGACCACGCTTATCACTGCCTTGATCAGTGCTTAAACACACTGCCAGAGTGCCGCCTTTTCAGTTAAAAAGGCCAATCTGCTAGCCTCAATCAAATGTGATGCTCTACATAATTCTTCTTGTCAAAATACATGATGTTTTTCTATAAACTATATGGTGTTATTACTCTTTGTGGAAAGGGTCATATTGCATACTTAAAGTAGAGATCCAATTTTTTGGTTGGAACAACTTTTGGGGATGGATAGAAAGGGAAACTCAATGGCCAACAAGATCCAAACAAGTTTTTTATCGACGTGGCTGCCTCAAACTAGACAatgatatttttgaattttggtgCAGTAACAGATTTTTTTATTGAAAGAAATATGCATTCCATTAACTTAATGACTCAGTGATACGCTGATCATCAGAAATTTCATTGGATACAAAACAACTCATTGTTACAAACAGATACATAGGAATAATACAAGTCCGACCCCCACAACTGGACTTGAACGTATGGGTCTCAGATATCAGAGTTTTATGTAGTCCAGTAAATGATGTATTGTGCTTGAAGTCAATAAAATTacccttttccaaaaaaaaagtaaatgaTATATGATCGTTTTTCTGTCCCGTATTCTGAACTCGAACACTGCACGATAAGAGGTCGCGTTCCGTTCAGTTTTAGACGATCTGGCTTGAAATGATGCCCAACTGACACTTATATTTCCCAGCCATGATCGAGGCTCCACAACTAGCACGCAGCGAAACCAACACCAGCCGGCTTTTCAGTCAAAGACCACATCGTCTTCAAACCAAAGTTAGGGACACAGGCTACTGCTTGACATCAAGAAATTGATCGGCTGATGCCTGATGGAGGGGCATCCTTCAGCACAGAATGTGACTCATCTCTTCCACAACTAATAACACCTGCTAATCTAATCATAGCAGTATAAATCAGTTTTAGCTGTtcactttttttttcagttGTAGCTAGCTCCCAGTCTTGAgttgtctgaactctgaacacTGGCATGAGCATTCGTCTCGTGAAGCCCAGTGAGGGGCCGCCGCCCGCGGTCGTCGGCGATGGCTTCTCCCCTTCCTGGCCTTCCAGTTTCGGTCCGTGCGCTCCCAACCTCCCCTCCCAGACTCTCACTGTCCTCCGGTACcaatggcggcgggcggcggcgcacccggCGCTCTTCTTCCTTGTCGTTCTCACAGGCTCAAATGCCAGCACGCAACCTCCtagtttcagactttcagtcGAAGAACCAGTGGTGACTGGTGCCCTGGTCAGCCGTAGTGTTTCCTTGTTTGCCACACGCTCGGCCACTGACACGAGACCTCACCACCTGCATGGAGTCTCGTGCGGGCCCCCACAGCCGCCGGACCAGACGCTCCGTGGTCGCCGGCGACTTTTGCTCTTCGTCCCCCTTCTTTTCTTCCCTTCTGCAGTCCAATAGGCAATAATCTCTGCCGCCCCGGCCTCCCCTCCTACCAATGGCGATGACGCACCCGGCActcctcttcctcgtcctcgcatgcgccgccgccgccaccgcctctcgGGGGTTCTacctggccgccgccaccaccaccgccgcccgcgggTTCTACCTGcccgccgtcgcccccgccgACTTCCGCAAGGTCCTGCCTCCCCCACCCCTTACCTGTTTTCTTCCTCTTCCGCAAGGCTCTGTTTCCTGACGCGCTGAGTCCCGTGGCTCCTTGCAGAACGACCTGCTCACCGTGGAGGTGACACAGCTGAGCTCCGTCAAGACGCAGGTGCCCTACTCCTACTACTCCCTCCCCTTCTGCAGGCCGGACACCATCGTCAACAGCGCCGGGAGCCTCGGCGAGCTACTCCGCGGCGACCGGATCGAGAGCTCGCCCTACGTGGTAATTCTGCAGGACTTCGGCAGCTAGTACCGATACAGTAGCACTGGAATTTCCGTATTCCACTTTACACCTCCTGTCAGCTGCTTTTGCCGGCCTGTCAGCAATTACCTCCTTGATGTTTTGGCTGTGAATCCGATGCAGTTCGAAATGATGGAGCCTAAGCTCTGTCAGGTAGCATGCAGGATCGTTCTGAGCCAACAGGGAGCAAAGGATTTCAAGGAGAAAATCGATGACGAGTACCGTGTAAACATGTGAGATGCAGCCTGCCAGCCTGCATAGAAGTTCAGATAAATTGGATGAGAGAATCTGAGAATAAGCCTTTGTGTCTGTTGCTTGCAGGATTCTTGATAACGTCCCCATGGTCATCCCAGTGAGGAGATTGGATAAAGAGGAGCCTCCATTCTATCTACAAGGCATGCATGTTGGTGCCAAGGAGTGGCTTGTAGGGGTGGGTTGATGATCTTCTCGCTAGCCAGGAATACCAATGTGTTCAGCCAATGACAATTGTCTCATGATTTGAATGTGTTTGATGCAGAGAAAAGATTACAGTTATTTCATCCACAACCACTTATCATTTCTGGTGAAGTATAACAGAGATGCACACACTGGTCTTACTAGGATTGTGGGCTTTGAGGTTAAACCGTTCAGGTTAAGTTTTCATCCATCAGAGTGTTCAGTTTCTTTGTGTTCTCGGATGATTAATTGATTATGCCTTTGCATTTATTTGATGCTTGGTCTGTACATATATTATATTTGTTGCAGTGTTGAGCATGAACTCGATGGTGATTTGAAGGGAAATATGACACGCCTTGAAACCTGTAATCCGCACTCAGGGCGTCTAGTAATGAACTCTGATAGGCCTCAAGAAATAGAGGCAAACAAAGAGATCATTTTCACCTATGATGTTAACTTTGAGGTAGTTCCGATTGTTCCACCTGTCGAGTTGTTTGTACACAACCATCCCTGCTTTTTTGAGATCTAGGGGTCTTATGGTCCAATTTTTCAGATTTCCTGACCTTTTCATTTCTGTCCACATGTTACATCATGCAGGAAAGTGATATCAAGAGGGCATCACGCTGGGACACTCACCTTAAAACGCCTGACGAGCATTGGTTTAACATTGGGAATTCTCTTATGACAGTCCTCTTCCTCTCTGTGATGGTTGCCTTGATCATGCTCCGGACTCTGAACCGTGACATCTCCATGTACAATCAGCTGGAGAACCAGGAGGAAGCCCAGGACCAGGAGGAGTCTGGGTGGAAGCTTCTCCACGGTGATGTGTTCAGGCCTCCTGTGAATGCTGACCTGCTGTGCGTTTACGTGGGCACAGGTGTACAGATCTTTGGAACGTTGCTTGTCACCTTGCTGATCGCCATCCTGGGGCTCCTATCACCTTCAAACGGTGGAGGGTTCATGACAGCCATGCTCCTGCCCTGGGTCTTCATGGGCCTCTTTGCAGGGTACTCCACTGCACGCCTTTATAAGATGTTGGGGGGCTCAGAATGGAAGAAGGTCTCCATCATGACGGCCTTGGTAGTCCCTGGTGCTGTCTTCCTAATACTCTTTACCCTGAACATTCTCCTCTGGGTGGAGAAATCCTCTGGGGCTGTGCCATTCACCACCATGTTCGCACTGGTTTTCCTGTGGCTCGGAGTCTCTTTGCCGCTAACCTTCATCGGCAGCTTCCTCGGGTTTAACAAGCCTGTCATTGACAACCCGGTGAGGACAAACAAGATACCGCGGCCAATACCGGAGCAGCCATGGTACATGAATCCAGCGGTCTCGGTATTGATCGGAGGCATCCTGCCCTTTGGCGCGGTGTTCATGGAGCTCTTCTACATCCTGACAGCAATCTGGATTCACCAGTTCTATTACGCGTTCGGAATTGCGTTCCTCGTTTTCATCATCCTTATAGTGACCTGCGCAGAGATCTCCATTGTTCTCTGCTATTTCCAGCTGTGCAACGAGGATCatcggtggtggtggaggtccTACTTGACTTCTGGATCGTCAGCGTTGTACATGTTCATGTACACCACGTTCTATTTCTTCACCAAGCTGCAGATCACAAAGGCGACCCCGGGCATGCTCTACTTCGGCTACATGTTCATCTTGTCCTACGCCTTCTTCGTGCTAACTGGCACCATTGGCTTCTACGCCTGCTTGTGGTTCACCAGGCTCATATACTCTTCGGTGAAGATTGATTAGGAATCCATAATTTCATTGCTTTGCTGCCGGCTTGAGAAATCGGAGGTTGAAGATGGGAAAGTGAACACGATGTGTAAAGTAGCATGTTTATACGCAGTGAAATAATGCTGTTCGTTCAGGGGTCTTTACGAATATTCAGTTACACTGAAAACTTTGATGCCTGTCACTTGGCGCTTGCGTGCATCCTTACCCCCACAGGGCGGCAACTTTGCATTCAATCAAGTGATTAACCATATGTTTCTGTTGCTGAAATGCGGAATAATCTCAGTATCCATGATGAGCATCTCACTGTTCTCTCTGTTTTTTAATGCTATTGACACAATCTACAATGTGTTATTTTTACTCTCTCTTGATGAAACACACATCCATCTGAATATCTGATACTCCATTTAAAACTGTTGTGCCTGTTTCCTACGTCTGTTTTTTCTGCCTTCCCTTGTATGATGTATCATCCCCTGTACAACATGCTGGTTCATTCGGACAGAGTTTTACAGCAACGAACTTAAGAAAcaaagaaagataaaaaaaatctgaGCAACTATCCAAAGTGGAAAATCCATTCTTCTAATAGAGTTTTGTGTTTGCCTTTGATCCTGTGCGCATGCAACAGGAGTTCTTTCTTGAAAGTACGTGGGCAACTCGTAGTTGAAGGCTGTAAACCTTGAAAATGAGATCAATTCTTGAAGAAAGCCAAATACTCCAGCACATCAAAATAACAATGTTCATAAAAATAGGTGTATTCAATTGGGCTTTGAAGCTGTCAACTGCCCGGAAGACGTCCACTTGATTAGGTACTTGCAAACCTACAATCTCTCAGCAAGCTTCAGCAAACGAACAATGCAAAAAGAGATGCTCCAAGGTTTCCTCTGTCTTATTAGTGCAGAGAGCGCAGTTgtaggagggggggggggttgaaggAACAATACAATTGCAGGCTTTCTGATGCACGCGGCACGCTGACCGGCCTGGTCGAGCCTGTCAGAGCACACCAAATGCAACCGTGACCTGAGCTGAGCACGCCCGAtccaccgtcgccgccaccgctgaCATGGGCGCCGGGTGGGACTCAGCCGGAGCCACGCGAAATGAAAACGTTGCTAGCATGATCTCGATGGGGCGGCGCAGGAAGGCCACCATGGCTCACGCGCGCGGCGTCGCAGTGTACTTGGAAAACCACGGCGAGCACCAACGTGACGAAGCGGCAATTAATCAGTTGGAGCACCGGCGCGCGGGGCAGCCATAGCCATGTCCGTGAACGTCGCCGTTGCGCACGCCGCTACCtcgttcagacttcagagttcAGATCGCCGGCAGCATTTCGCCCCCAGATCGAGCGTGCAGAGCAGATCTGCGAGTGCGGGTTCCGGCGGCTGCGGCCTCGTCGCTAAGCCGTCCACCTCGGCGGTGACTTCCAGGCCGGAGGAGGGGCGCTCTACAACAgtagaggcggaggcggaggcttTGATGGGGTTAATCGCAGCCGTCGTGATCCAATCCAACGAACGTAAGACACTGaaagggggtggacggtatttcattcaCCGTCCACCCGGTCGGTCTTCCATTCACCGTCCGCCCCAGCGCGCTCCCGTGCTCACGCTCCACAGTTCACCGACGTCTCGCTGGAGTGCCGCCGTATCTCGCTACACCGCGCGCTTCAACATAAGCGTGCGCTCGTAGAGTCCCCTTTGCTTCGTGGCGCCacggcgaggctgcggcggaggTCCTCGGGAACGtccggcggcgtccgcgtccTTGTCTACTGGCGTTGCCACCGAGCTGCTCGTGAACCGTGGCGtccggccggcggggcggcgagaCTCGTCAGGACGCAGCAGCGCGTGGCGCGCGCCCTCCAAGATAAAAGGCAGGGACTCGAACCGGCTCCTGCATGTGCCAGCAGGCGGGGGAGTGGCCTTGTCCCGGTGCAGTTTGGCGACGGGTCGGCGGCCGTGGCCGCCCAGCGACGCGGTGGGCGCCGACGTCTCTCGGCTGGCGCGCGCGGGAGGTTGCAGCTTGCCATGGCGCGGCCGCTCTCTTCTCACCTACGGAGCTACGGATCCAATCCAAGGCAGGGGCTTCGATTGGCACGCCCGCACAAATCCAATCAAACGGCTAGTAGGCAgccaaggggtggacggtgtttcgTCTACCGACTCTACCGTCCACCTTGGACATCGAACGTTCACGCGACGTCTCCATGGTGCGCTGCCGCGTCCTGGCCGTCTCCTGCATCGATGCAGCCGTCCTGGAAcgcctttttcttccttgtgccGGTGGggtcgcggcggaggcggctctGCCGTGTGGCCGCTGCCGTGGCCTTTTTGCCCTAAGAAGTGCTAGGAAATTTTAACCGCTAATaacggtgtcaaataaagtcagtttataaaactaactccagaaCCCCTGCATTAGAAACCTTGAAAaatctaatgagacatttgaccgtgtgattagaggatagtaatgtagcatcactgtagccaatcatcgattaattaccgtcattatattcgtcgcgaaaagttatacacattcctgaaaagattttacaaatagacttcatttagtactccattcATACGAGATTTTTTTGGAAAGCGTGCATTCTAGGAATCCTAGAATGGATAtagtaaccaaacaaggcccgtGTGTTATATGTGCTTCGTGTCATTCGGCCAGACAAACCAGGTGAGCGGCACCgtagcgccgcgccgccgccaaggcaGCCGGCGTCGGCCTGTTCCATTACGATTTGCGAACATGTGTTACCGAATGATCTTATGCGCTGATTGTGCCGTCAATGGTCGAAGGATTCTTGGCAATGGCAGCGTCGTACGTAGAGTGTGGGTTCTACGTGTTTCCTTTCTAGTTCCCATAATTCTATCCGCTCCTTGAACGTCGCCGTTGCGCACGCTGCCTGAGAGTGCGGGTTCGACAGTTGTATGACCTCTTTTGTTCGGTTTTGTAGTCGAAAGTTGTAAATCGAATATTTGCAATAGTTAATTCGAAGGTTGAGGACGAGAGGTTGAAGAAGGGAGATGCCAACAATAAAAACGCCCTCTCCTAGCCCGCGAAGCATTAAGTGGCCTGGTCCATTGAAACACTTGGCAGTCCATGGAAGCACTACTCACTCAAAAGTCTTGCTGCCCCGCTTGAATCGCGAATGGTAGGGTAGCACCCttgtaaataatttttttcaaaagaaaatttaCATGTAACATCTGACTGAATCAATATGGCCATGTATCATGTATGACTATTCACTGCCTCTGAAATTTATCTTCAAGACATATGGAGATCCTTTCAGCTTCTCTCTCAATCCCAAACCAGCCCGCGTAAAAATTGGTTGCGTTGCATTTGCTgtcccaaaaaaaaatccacatCATGACAAGGGCCATCCAATTACCGATTCGTAGACGACTTCGCAAAGCAGCCCTGCCAAAACTGCCACGGATCTCGTCGAACCACGACCACGGGGCTCGCTCGGCACACGGCACGGCTCGGCCAgtagcgcgcgcgggcggcttTCCAGCCAAACACGTACGCGCGTGACGGTGGCTCGTACGGTTGTACCGGTGTCTCGCCGAAAATGTAGTGCGCCGCCGTCCCGTCCGTGGTGGTGCCTGGTGCGCCGTGCCCACCTGTTCTGTTCCTGGAGaggcgccgaggcggcggcacgTCGGCGCGCGTGCTGCGTCTCCCACTGAGGCCACTCACGCTCCACTACTGCACGGACTATGTTCTGGCCTGACACGTCGTCAACACAAAACCTGATCCATCTTTTGGGCGTCTCCTAAGAACCATCTCGCAATCTCACGGTGCCAGCAGAGGCGGCTGGCCAGCTGCGGTAAGTTTTTCTCACGTAGGAGgtgtttcaagaaaaaaaaaggggggcacACTACTACTCTCTAAGCCGTCGCTAACACGCAACTTGCACGGTGTAATGTAACGTAAGTACGTGACCAGCCTGGCCTGCGTGCATATTGATATCGTGCACCCTAAACCACACCGCAGATAACAAACACGAGCCCCCCGCATCCTCGTCGTGATTCGCGCACCGCCGGTGGGTCCCACGCCCCCAACCGGACCCGGCCCCTCCGGAATCCGCGATTCCGGTGGGCCACGACGCGGCCAGTGCGACAGGCGAGACACGCGCCGCCGAACTGCGCGGGGATccgggcccacctgccagcctcgCACCTAAACCCCGGCCAGCCGCCCCGGGGACACCCGTCAAATCCAAGCAAAGGCCACCCCGCGGCCGTCGACGACttcccccttcccttcccttcccacCTCCTCGCCCTCCCTCCCCGATCCCCGGTCACCCATGGCGACGCCGACGACCCGCCCGGCGCTGGCGCTCCTCGTCGTCGCGGCCGCCCTGCTCGCCTGCGCGGGCACCGCGCGCGGGTTCTACCTCCCCGGCGTCGCCCCCGCCGACTTCCGCAAGGTCCCCACCCTTTCCGTTTCCTCTTTCTCCTGCTTTTCGTTTCGCGTTTCTCTCGTCGCTGGGCCCGTGGGTTTGATGATCTCTTCGAGAGGTTGGAGTCCGCTCCTCACGCGCTGAGGCTGTGTTTGTGTGTGGGTTGCAGAAGGACCCGCTCGCCGTGAAGGTCAACCAGCTGAGCTCCATCAAGACGCAGCTGCCCTACTCCTACTACTCCCTCCCCTTCTGCAGGCCGGGCACCATCGTCGACAGCGCTGAGAACCTCGGCGAGGTCCTCCGCGGCGACCGCATCGAGAATTCGCTATACGTGGTAAGCCTACGGGCTAGTACTAGTGCTCCacatgttcaaaaaaaaaagtgaagtgTAGTGCTCTGCAATTCTGCATCCACTTCCTGTATAGGAGTATGTTACTAGTACCTACCTGCACACTGCAGTTCTGAGATAGTCTCAGGAAAAAGGTCACTCGTGTCGTGTATGTTCGCTGTAATTAGCTCGGTCCTCGGTGCCTTTGTGAAATTTCAATCATGGTCCTTGAAATGCAGTTCGAGATGATGGAGCCTAAGCTGTGCCAGATCGTGTGCAAGATTGCTCCGAACCAAGACGAGGCCAGGGATCTGAAGGAGAAAATCGACGACGAGTACCGCATAAACATGTGAGAGGCCATTTACTGAATGCGTAGACGTAGATCAAAGGCCCATATATAATATTTCAGGTGACTGGAATGGGGAAATGAGCCTCGGTTTTGTGGCTTGCAGGATTCTTGACAACCTTCCTTTGGTCGTACCTATTAAGAGGTTGGATCAAGAGGCGCCGACAGTCTATCAGCAAGGCATGCATGTCGGCGTCAAGGGACAGTATGCAGGGGTGGGTTGATAatctgctagctagctaggaatACTTATGTGTTCTGATTTGAATGTCATTGATGCAGAGCAAGGAGGAGAAGCATTTCATCCACAACCACTTCACATTTCTGGTGAAGTATCACAAGGATGCAAACACTGATATTGCTAGGATTGTAGCCTTTGAGGTTAAACCATACAGGTGTAATATTGGGCTATGGCACGATGCTCGGTTGCTCGTTATGTTTTTCTGTTTATATATGATTATTAGAACTAAATTTATAATATCTTCTGCAGCGTTAAGCATGAATATGATGGCGACTGGAAGGGGACTGCTACACCCCTTAAAACCTGTGATCCACACTCAAGACGTCTAGTCGTAGATTCAGATTCACCTCAAGAAGTAGAGGCCAGTAAAGAGATCATTTTCACCTATGATGTTAACTTTGAGGTAGTTTCAACTATTCTTTTATCTCGAATAGTTTGTCTATTATCACCCTTAATGGATTATGTCAAAGGTCACCACTGTGAACCCTCAGATAGATGGTCCAACTTTTCCTTGAGAAACATTCAATTCTTCTGACTTTTTCTGTTCATATGTGTGTCATGCAGGA
Proteins encoded:
- the LOC120671373 gene encoding transmembrane 9 superfamily member 9-like — its product is MAMTHPALLFLVLACAAAATASRGFYLAAATTTAARGFYLPAVAPADFRKNDLLTVEVTQLSSVKTQVPYSYYSLPFCRPDTIVNSAGSLGELLRGDRIESSPYVFEMMEPKLCQVACRIVLSQQGAKDFKEKIDDEYRVNMILDNVPMVIPVRRLDKEEPPFYLQGMHVGAKEWLVGRKDYSYFIHNHLSFLVKYNRDAHTGLTRIVGFEVKPFSVEHELDGDLKGNMTRLETCNPHSGRLVMNSDRPQEIEANKEIIFTYDVNFEESDIKRASRWDTHLKTPDEHWFNIGNSLMTVLFLSVMVALIMLRTLNRDISMYNQLENQEEAQDQEESGWKLLHGDVFRPPVNADLLCVYVGTGVQIFGTLLVTLLIAILGLLSPSNGGGFMTAMLLPWVFMGLFAGYSTARLYKMLGGSEWKKVSIMTALVVPGAVFLILFTLNILLWVEKSSGAVPFTTMFALVFLWLGVSLPLTFIGSFLGFNKPVIDNPVRTNKIPRPIPEQPWYMNPAVSVLIGGILPFGAVFMELFYILTAIWIHQFYYAFGIAFLVFIILIVTCAEISIVLCYFQLCNEDHRWWWRSYLTSGSSALYMFMYTTFYFFTKLQITKATPGMLYFGYMFILSYAFFVLTGTIGFYACLWFTRLIYSSVKID